The Microtus pennsylvanicus isolate mMicPen1 chromosome 19, mMicPen1.hap1, whole genome shotgun sequence genome includes a region encoding these proteins:
- the Glcci1 gene encoding glucocorticoid-induced transcript 1 protein isoform X3, with protein MKDKATQTPSCWAEEGAEKRSHQRSASWGSADQLKEQIAKLRQQLQRSKQSSRHSKEKDRQSPLHGNHITISHTQAIGSRSVPMPLSNISVPKSSVSRVPCNVEGISPELEKVFIKENNGKEEVSKPLDIPDGRRAPLPAHYRSSSTRSIDTQTPSVQERSSSCSSHSPCVSPFCPPESQDGSPCSTEDLLYDRDKDSGSSSPLPKYASSPKPNNSYMFKREPPEGCERVKVFEEMASRQPISAPLFSCPDKNKVNFIPTGSAFCPVKLLGPLLPASDLMLKNSPNSGQSSALATLTVEQLSSRVSFTSLSDDTSTVDSLEPSVQQPSQQQQLLQDLQAEEHISTQNYVMI; from the exons acaccTAGTTGTTGGGCAGAGGAGGGAGCAGAAAAACGATCCCATCAGCGCTCTGCATCATGGGGAAGTGCTGATCAACTGAAGGag CAGATTGCCAAACTGAGACAGCAGCTACAGCGCAGCAAGCAAAGTAGTCGTCACAGTAAAGAGAAAGATCGGCAGTCACCTCTCCATGGCAACCACATAACAATCAGTCATACTCAG GCTATTGGATCAAGGTCAGTACCTATGCCTTTGTCAAACATATCTGTGCCAAAATCATCTGTTTCACGTGTGCCCTGCAATGTAGAAGGAATAAGTCCTGAACTGGAAAAGGtattcatcaaagaaaacaacGGAAAGGAAGAAGTGTCCAAG CCTTTGGATATACCAGATGGTCGAAGAGCTCCACTCCCTGCTCACTACCGGAGCAGTAGTACTCGCAGCATAGATACCCAGACTCCTTCTGTCCAAGAGCGCAGCAGTAGCTGTAGCAGCCACTCCCCCTGTGTGTCTCCATTTTGTCCTCCGGAATCCCAGGATGGAAGCCCTTGTTCAACAGAAGATTTGCTCTATGATCGTGATAAAG ACAGTGGGAGTAGCTCACCGTTACCCAAGTATGCTTCATCTCCCAAACCAAACAACAGCTACATGTTCAAACGGGAGCCCCCAGAGGGATGTGAGCGAGTGAAGGTCTTTGAGGAAATGGC GTCTCGTCAGCCTATCTCGGCCCCTCTATTTTCATGTCCTGACAAAAACAAGGTTAATTTCATCCCAACCGGATCAGCTTTCTGTCCTGTAAAACTTCTAGGCCCTCTCCTACCTGCCTCAGACCTGATGCTCAAGAACTCTCCTAACTCTGGCCAGAGCTCAGCTCTGGCAACACTAACCGTAGAGCAGCTCTCTTCCCGGGTTTCCTTCACGTCTCTTTCTGATGACACCAGCACAGTAGACTCCCTGGAGCCCTCTGTCCAGCAGCcatctcagcagcagcagctcctaCAAGATCTGCAGGCAGAAGAACACATCTCCACTCAGAACTATGTGATGATCTAA